The following coding sequences lie in one Brevibacterium marinum genomic window:
- a CDS encoding MFS transporter produces the protein MAEAVVRPGRGRVLAALCVTEIVSWGLLYYAFPVLVPRISSDTGWSSVAVTSAFSVALAVSALAGVPVGRFIDRHGPRLVMTAGSGLGVVTLVVIAASPNLLVFVVGWALAGVAMAGVLYPPAFAAITGWFVAGRLGALTTLTLVAGLASTVFAPLTAAAYDQLGWRGTYFWAAVVLAVLTVPVHWLVLRRPWPRPVHVDAEEPEAEKAYAAGVVRDSRFRLLAAGLTLVALAMYAALLALVPLMLERGLSPQAAAWVLGLGGLGQVAGRLVYTALARHASLTVRTVTVFGLVTVSTSVLAVVPGPVGLLVAASMTAGVGRGIATLLQATAVTDRWGARGYGRLSGVLGLPVLLATALAPGAGAVLAEVTGSYATGFAVLAAVAAVGTVLTVASTHGRATTAGRMRPLDMQVGEFRRQS, from the coding sequence TTGGCTGAGGCTGTTGTGCGGCCCGGGCGGGGAAGGGTGCTGGCTGCGCTGTGCGTGACCGAGATCGTCTCGTGGGGCTTGCTCTACTATGCTTTCCCGGTCCTGGTTCCGCGGATCAGCTCGGACACTGGCTGGTCGTCGGTGGCCGTGACCTCGGCGTTCTCTGTGGCCCTGGCTGTGTCGGCGTTGGCCGGGGTGCCGGTCGGGCGCTTTATCGATCGGCACGGACCCCGTCTCGTCATGACGGCTGGCTCGGGTCTCGGCGTCGTGACGCTGGTGGTGATTGCCGCGTCGCCGAATCTGTTGGTGTTCGTCGTCGGTTGGGCGCTGGCCGGAGTCGCCATGGCCGGAGTGCTCTACCCGCCGGCCTTCGCCGCGATCACCGGCTGGTTCGTTGCGGGCCGACTCGGCGCGCTGACCACGCTGACGCTGGTGGCAGGACTGGCGAGCACGGTCTTCGCGCCGTTGACCGCAGCCGCGTATGACCAGCTGGGATGGCGAGGCACGTACTTCTGGGCGGCGGTCGTACTGGCGGTCCTCACGGTCCCGGTCCACTGGCTCGTGCTGCGACGCCCCTGGCCCCGCCCGGTGCATGTCGACGCGGAGGAGCCAGAGGCTGAGAAGGCATACGCTGCCGGCGTCGTGCGGGACTCACGGTTCCGGTTGCTTGCCGCCGGACTGACCTTGGTGGCCCTGGCGATGTACGCCGCGTTGCTGGCTCTGGTGCCGCTTATGCTCGAGCGCGGCCTGAGTCCTCAGGCCGCCGCCTGGGTGCTCGGCCTCGGCGGACTCGGGCAGGTCGCCGGTCGGCTCGTCTACACCGCTCTTGCCCGGCATGCCTCGCTGACCGTGCGCACCGTGACCGTGTTCGGCCTCGTCACCGTCAGCACCTCGGTGCTCGCTGTGGTCCCCGGGCCGGTTGGTCTGCTGGTCGCGGCGTCGATGACCGCCGGGGTCGGGCGCGGCATCGCGACGCTGCTCCAGGCGACCGCGGTCACTGATCGGTGGGGCGCACGCGGATACGGCCGCCTCTCCGGCGTCCTCGGCCTCCCGGTCCTGCTGGCCACCGCCTTGGCTCCCGGGGCCGGTGCGGTCCTTGCCGAGGTCACCGGCAGCTACGCAACCGGTTTCGCGGTCCTGGCCGCGGTGGCCGCCGTAGGGACCGTCCTCACGGTCGCCAGCACACACGGCAGGGCGACAACCGCCGGTCGGATGCGCCCGCTGGATATGCAGGTCGGCGAGTTCCGCCGTCAATCGTGA